ATTCAACCCTTACAACAGATTAATGCATTAGTCGCTGGCGTAGACATAGGCTCAACCTCTCATTTTATTGCAATATCCCCATCACTTGACGAACAAAATGTACGTGAAGTAAAGGTTTTTACACGTAATTTGAAAGAAGCTGCTCAATGGTTAAAGTCAAAAAACATTCAAA
The sequence above is drawn from the Alphaproteobacteria bacterium genome and encodes:
- a CDS encoding IS110 family transposase; amino-acid sequence: MIKPKNSKEKTIQPLQQINALVAGVDIGSTSHFIAISPSLDEQNVREVKVFTRNLKEAAQWLKSKNIQ